A DNA window from Pyrus communis chromosome 3, drPyrComm1.1, whole genome shotgun sequence contains the following coding sequences:
- the LOC137729531 gene encoding thaumatin-like protein 1b produces MDRPQLSASLLTLLALSFFSEVNSASFKLVNKCRYQVWPGILSGANSAPLSPTGFALKPGKSRTLSVPNSWSGRIWARTLCTEYSPGNFSCVTADCGSGKIECAGGGAKPPATLAEFTLNGADGLDFYDVSLVDGYNLPMLVVPRGGTRGGCSPTGCLVDLNRKCPRALRVREGGWGSVACRSACEAFGDPQFCCSEGYATPDTCQPSAYSLFFKHTCPRSYSYAYDDKTSTYTCASADYVIIFCPLPYTSLKVLGARKDGAALPLVNKTMMYF; encoded by the exons ATGGATCGTCCTCAACTCTCTGCCTCTCTCCTCACACTTCTCGCACTCTCTTTCTTCTCAG AAGTGAACTCAGCTTCTTTCAAGCTAGTCAACAAGTGCCGCTACCAAGTATGGCCCGGAATACTTTCCGGCGCCAATTCGGCGCCTCTCTCCCCCACTGGCTTTGCGCTCAAGCCCGGCAAGTCCCGGACCCTCTCCGTACCCAACTCTTGGTCGGGTCGGATCTGGGCTCGGACTCTGTGCACCGAATACTCGCCCGGTAACTTCTCCTGCGTCACAGCCGACTGCGGCTCGGGAAAAATCGAGTGTGCCGGAGGCGGCGCTAAACCGCCGGCTACGTTGGCCGAGTTCACGCTCAACGGTGCCGACGGGTTGGATTTTTATGACGTCAGCTTGGTGGACGGGTACAACCTGCCGATGCTGGTGGTGCCGCGTGGAGGAACAAGAGGGGGGTGCAGCCCGACTGGGTGCCTTGTGGACTTGAACCGCAAGTGCCCCAGGGCGCTGAGGGTGCGTGAGGGAGGATGGGGGAGCGTGGCGTGTAGGAGCGCGTGCGAGGCGTTTGGGGATCCACAGTTTTGTTGTAGCGAGGGGTACGCTACGCCCGACACGTGTCAACCGTCGGCGTACTCGCTGTTTTTCAAGCATACTTGCCCACGCTCGTATAGCTACGCGTACGACGACAAGACTAGCACTTACACGTGCGCCTCCGCCGACTACGTCATCATATTCTGCCCCTTGCCTTATACGAG TCTAAAGGTGTTGGGAGCTCGAAAAGATGGGGCAGCGCTACCACTGGTTAACAAGACCATGATGTACTTCTAA
- the LOC137729143 gene encoding thaumatin-like protein 1, whose translation MDPFFTSSPCLTVILLLLLAMASTGVLATTFTFVNRCDYTVWPGILANANSPSLDSTGFELPKQTARTFQAPTGWSGRFWARTGCSFDGSGSGSCTTGDCGSGQVECNGAGASPPATLAEFTLGTGGQDFYDVSLVDGYNLPVFVEGTGGSGQCASTGCSSDLNRMCPTELRVGDGDACKSACEAFGTPEYCCSGAYATPNTCSPSVYSQMFKAACPKSYSYAYDDATSTFTCTGADYTVTFCPSSPSQKSSRDSTTPMTATPSQGAATAGSDPGFTYSDSGAGSGVAVSGSGTGVATGTGAGSGTGAGEAMLADGSWLAGLAMGDSPKTVPLPTLHSTLTISAVLCIVLSYLYL comes from the exons ATGGATCCCTTCTTTACATCCTCCCCTTGTCTCACTGTCATCCTTCTTCTCTTACTAGCCATGGCTTCCACAG GTGTATTAGCGACGACATTCACATTCGTCAACAGATGCGACTACACAGTGTGGCCCGGCATTCTCGCTAACGCCAACAGTCCTAGTCTCGACTCCACCGGATTCGAGCTTCCCAAGCAAACCGCCCGCACTTTCCAAGCCCCAACCGGCTGGTCCGGTCGTTTCTGGGCCCGAACCGGCTGCAGTTTCGACGGATCCGGTTCCGGGTCCTGCACCACCGGCGACTGTGGCTCTGGCCAAGTCGAATGCAACGGCGCCGGAGCCTCCCCGCCTGCGACGCTTGCCGAGTTTACTCTCGGCACCGGGGGACAGGACTTCTATGACGTTAGCCTTGTAGACGGGTACAACTTGCCCGTTTTCGTCGAGGGGACCGGCGGGTCGGGTCAGTGCGCCTCGACCGGGTGCTCCTCCGACCTGAACAGGATGTGCCCGACCGAGTTGAGAGTCGGCGATGGCGACGCTTGTAAGAGCGCGTGCGAGGCGTTTGGGACTCCCGAGTACTGTTGCAGCGGCGCGTATGCTACACCCAACACTTGTAGCCCGTCGGTTTACTCGCAGATGTTTAAGGCGGCGTGCCCCAAGTCGTATAGCTACGCCTACGATGATGCTACGAGTACGTTTACGTGCACTGGCGCTGATTATACGGTGACGTTTTGTCCCTCTTCCCCAag TCAGAAATCTTCTAGAGATTCAACCACACCAATGACAGCAACACCATCACAAGGGGCTGCTACTGCCGGGTCGGATCCCGGGTTCACTTATTCAGATTCAGGTGCCGGCTCAGGCGTTGCAGTGTCAGGTTCTGGTACAGGTGTGGCTACGGGTACTGGGGCAGGTTCTGGCACCGGGGCTGGCGAAGCAATGCTGGCTGATGGATCATGGTTAGCTGGTTTGGCCATGGGAGACTCACCTAAGACAGTGCCTCTCCCCACTCTACACTCAACACTCACTATCTCAGCAGTTTTATGTATCGTCTTGTCCTATCTTTACTTGTAG